In Microbulbifer pacificus, the genomic stretch GGTGTATCGAGCATGGAACGGGTCATGGTGTCGTACAGAGTCCAGGACCAGAATTTTTCGGCAGGAACATTTTTGGGCAGTGTGACCTTGTAGGTTTTGGAACCATCGAAGTAATTGTTATCGGCATCCATCATGGTCCACAAATAGGTAGAGCCGATGCCGGTCAATCGCATGGCCATCGCCGGGGTAATACCGGTAACGCCGTAAAAGAACGCCTGGCGCGCATCGAGCTGTCGGTAGCCGGTGTCTGGAAATGGTTTTACCCCTTCCTTGGTGATCATCGGAATCGGTGTTTGGAATTCGTAGCCGGTCACAAACAGCATGTTCTGCCAGTTGGCGTCGTCGTAGTAAAACCAGGAGCGATCCCGCGGATTCATAAGCAGCGTTCTGGAGGTGGCATTGGCGATTTTCATCGCTTCTTCGAGAATCTTCGTCATACGCGCATCCGGCGCAAACGGTTTGCCTTTCACAATACCGATGGCGGCGACGGGGCCCATGAGTTCAGGGTCGAGCGACGTCGCTGGTTCCTGCTGCACCACCTCGTTCAACATTTCGTAATACGATATGTCGTTCGGTGGAATGGTGTTCATTACCTTGCCACTGCCCTCGTGAAATACAGTTGGCGCGGGCTGGGTTATTTTTCCGAGTTTCGCTTTGCCGGCGAGAAATTCTGCAACGGAAGTACCGACGCCACCGGCGTTGTAGGGGTAGACCTTGGTGAACTTGCGGATCCGCTCCGCCACCGGCTTGGGATCGTTGTTGTTTTCCAGGAATGCCCGTGCAAACCAGACCGCATTATTGGTGCGGGCATGTGCCACATTGAAGCCGCCCTGGGGTAGGGGCCCCTCGTAATCCGGTGGGACGATCAAATATTTCCCACCTTCACCGCGGTCTGGCCCCGGCAGACCCACATCAATCACCCAGCGGAACCACGCGTCCTGAACCGTGCCGAGTACCTGCGGCGGTACTTCGAGAACCATTGGGCCTTTGGTGAGGTCGAGGCTGCCCATGACATATACCGTATCCGCGTTGGCCGTCAGGAACAGCGAGTTGGCATCCATCAACTCGGAAAATACGATGACCTCGTTATCTTTCACGCCGACATCGCGCAAACCCTTGCGCAGCATATGAATACTGACCCCACGCAGGTTGTCGGCAAAGGCGCGCACCGCGTGTGTCAGGTCCAGGTTCTCGTAGACTTTATCCAGCGTTTCTTTACTGGGCATGCCGTCCTGGAACTCAAGCGTGCCAATCCGCGACTCCACTTTGTCCGAAGTTACGATAGAAGGTGGGACGGAAGCGTTCGATTGGGAATGTGCCTGTCCGGGGGTGATAAGTGTGATAAAAACCGAAAGGGAAACCAGAAGTTTGTTTGCGTCCTGCATCTCTTCACCACCATCGCATCGGGATAATTAAGTTGAGTACTAATGCAACTCTAGCCCCACCAATAATGCTCCACAGTAACTTGGCGGAATTGAGAAATAGAGGATCGTCGCAGTTTCCTTCCAGTGCCTACCTTTGATACAGACTTTACAGTCAGTCAATTTTTTCCAATGGGTGGTTGGTTACAGGAGAATTGTTTGAAAGAGGCTCTTAGGAAGTAGCTTGCCCAAGCATCCGCCATACGCTATTGTCCCGCCAACTGAAGGAGGACGACCTCCCCCAATTTGGGTAGAAATTCCCAGGACGACCTGGCCCTGTTTGAGAACGGAGCAGTCAATGTCCTGGTTTTACCTTCTCCTCGCCGGCGCTCTTGAAGTCATTTGGGCTTTTTCCATGAAGCAGTCCCACGGCTTCACCCGGCTCACCCCGTCCATTATCACCCTCGTCACAATGATCGGCAGTTTCTGGCTGTTGGCTGTGGCCATGCGAACTATTCCTCTTGGTACCGCGTACACCATCTGGACGGGTATTGGCGCTATTGGTGCGTTTCTCGTCGGGATTATGGTGTTTGCGGAGCCGGTAAATGCGATGAGGATTGGTGCTGCGATTCTGATTGTTTCGGGGCTGGTGTTGATGAAGCTTTCCAGTGGCTGAGTTCAGTCGCCTTGTTATCTTGAAATAAATCCGGGTGTCTTATCCTGAAGCACCCGGATTACTTCATCGCGGCGCGTCGTCTTATAAGTGCCGTTCGAAGAATGGCAGGACCTCAGCCATGGCCAGCGCCACAGGCTCGGGTTTGTCGTAGAGGTCGTAATGCGAGAAGCCCTCAGCCACGAAGATCTGCTTGTCTTTCGACGCGGCGCGCCCGTAGATTTCCCAGCTATCCCGATAGGCACCGAAGGCGCCCGGCATATCACCGGTGACTACAAGCAGCGGCTGTGTCAGCAGGCTTTCCGCGTTGAGGAATGCATCCCACCCCATGGCGGCGCTGTTAAACGAAAACAGGCCACTGGTTGCACCGTTCGGCGTTTGACCGCGCGCGGTCTTGTAGTAATCCGTCGCTTCCAGCACATCCCTGTCGGTGATGCCATTGGCCCGGCCTTCTTCCACCGAAGGTGGCAGATAGTCAATCACGTGGCGTTCTGCACCCTGTGCTTCGGCGGTGCGCTGTTTGCCCATGGCCTGCAGGGCAGAAACGGGGTCGAATTCACTAAACCCTTCCCGAATCAGACGCCCGAAGTTCACGCCGGTAATGGAGACCAGTGCCTTGATGCGGTGATCGGTAATCGCCGCGTGAATGGTGTATCCGCCACCACCACATACACCGATGGCCCCGATACGGTCCTGGTCCACATAGGGCAGTGTTACCAAGTAATCGATAGCAAAGCGGATGTCGGATGTGCGAATCGACGGGTCTTCGATAAATCTCGGGGAACCACCACTTTCGCCCTGAAAG encodes the following:
- a CDS encoding alpha/beta hydrolase — its product is MSNVSIQHVSYQNLGWQSAADLYLPPGFDDTKKYPAIVSTHPIGSCKEQTSGNIYAKALAEAGFVTLAFDASFQGESGGSPRFIEDPSIRTSDIRFAIDYLVTLPYVDQDRIGAIGVCGGGGYTIHAAITDHRIKALVSITGVNFGRLIREGFSEFDPVSALQAMGKQRTAEAQGAERHVIDYLPPSVEEGRANGITDRDVLEATDYYKTARGQTPNGATSGLFSFNSAAMGWDAFLNAESLLTQPLLVVTGDMPGAFGAYRDSWEIYGRAASKDKQIFVAEGFSHYDLYDKPEPVALAMAEVLPFFERHL
- a CDS encoding DMT family transporter, which translates into the protein MSWFYLLLAGALEVIWAFSMKQSHGFTRLTPSIITLVTMIGSFWLLAVAMRTIPLGTAYTIWTGIGAIGAFLVGIMVFAEPVNAMRIGAAILIVSGLVLMKLSSG
- a CDS encoding DUF1254 domain-containing protein, whose translation is MPSKETLDKVYENLDLTHAVRAFADNLRGVSIHMLRKGLRDVGVKDNEVIVFSELMDANSLFLTANADTVYVMGSLDLTKGPMVLEVPPQVLGTVQDAWFRWVIDVGLPGPDRGEGGKYLIVPPDYEGPLPQGGFNVAHARTNNAVWFARAFLENNNDPKPVAERIRKFTKVYPYNAGGVGTSVAEFLAGKAKLGKITQPAPTVFHEGSGKVMNTIPPNDISYYEMLNEVVQQEPATSLDPELMGPVAAIGIVKGKPFAPDARMTKILEEAMKIANATSRTLLMNPRDRSWFYYDDANWQNMLFVTGYEFQTPIPMITKEGVKPFPDTGYRQLDARQAFFYGVTGITPAMAMRLTGIGSTYLWTMMDADNNYFDGSKTYKVTLPKNVPAEKFWSWTLYDTMTRSMLDTPQRYPRAGSQSYPSPAAEAARDGSITVYFSPEQPDGVARGNWIQTIPGKSFFPILRLYSPLEPFFSKQWRPSEVELVE